In the Theobroma cacao cultivar B97-61/B2 chromosome 1, Criollo_cocoa_genome_V2, whole genome shotgun sequence genome, one interval contains:
- the LOC18611482 gene encoding uncharacterized protein LOC18611482, whose protein sequence is MDQQAKHSKPADILDLSVLPSADDSRIDFSHENHLRSQIRKQENKGAVKSEEEWKIRGELESDIERDLEEEIKDGIYHLALRLHRLYQHRKERNAKDTSESCDTKEKTFSEVNISIKMEGGTKIEIKETKKESPDHQKGLPLPLRSSRSNNVQGMLGSNGKKFDWAKSLRAGASPAIINRKIGRSDQAKVPSNDRGFCMNHNLENTRNLVSASGQRKGNIGLDNKVLELGWKW, encoded by the exons ATGGACCAGCAGGCCAAACACTCCAAACCAGCAGATATACTAG ATTTATCTGTTCTGCCATCTGCTGATGACTCCAGG ATTGATTTTAGTCATGAAAACCATTTAAGGTCTCAAATCCGGAAGCAGGAAAACAAAGGAGCAGTTAAGTCTGAAGAGGAATGGAAGATTCGAGGTGAGCTTGAAAGTGACATTGAAAGAGATTTGGAGGAAGAGATTAAAGACGGGATATACCATCTGGCACTCAGATTGCACCGGCTTTACCAGCacagaaaggaaaggaatgcTAAGGACACATCAGAATCATGTGATACCAAGGAGAAAACATTTTCTGAGGTGaatataagtataaaaatgGAGGGTGGTACCAAAATTGAGATAAAAGAGACAAAGAAAGAATCTCCTGATCATCAAAAGGGTCTGCCTCTGCCACTCCGGAGTTCTAGATCAAACAATGTGCAAGGCATGCTTGGCTCTAATGGTAAGAAGTTTGATTGGGCTAAGAGTCTGAGAGCAGGGGCAAGCCCTGCTATTATTAATAGGAAAATTGGAAGATCAGATCAAGCTAAGGTACCAAGCAATGACAGGGGGTTTTGCATGAACCATAACCTTGAAAATACGAGGAATCTGGTCAGTGCCTCAGGGCagagaaaaggaaatattGGTCTCGATAACAAGGTTCTTGAGCTGGGATGGAAATGGTAA